Proteins from a genomic interval of Halomonas alkaliantarctica:
- a CDS encoding motility protein A translates to MNPSTLIGIFASILLLVSVLFFTAESPESFINLPGLAIVVTGTLAATFISYPLKEVLRVVRLVGLVFRRENTYMRDDIRELVDMSRLWFKGDVRAVERELEHTRNPFLRTGIQLVIANTKEDEIFDMLRWRIARLKAREHAEAQIFRTMATYAPAFGMIGTLVGLVNMLEVMDAGDLQVIGPRMAVALLTTFYGILLANLVFKPIAVKLERRTEERLITMNMVLEGISLITKRRLPSFIEETLNSFVANYHDEIRDNSVKPRPDSSVSSAAKG, encoded by the coding sequence ATGAATCCTTCGACGCTGATAGGCATATTTGCCAGCATACTGCTGTTGGTGAGTGTGTTGTTTTTCACCGCAGAGTCCCCTGAAAGCTTTATCAATTTACCGGGCCTAGCCATCGTGGTGACCGGTACCTTAGCGGCGACCTTTATCAGCTATCCGCTGAAAGAGGTGCTCCGCGTAGTACGACTAGTGGGCTTGGTTTTCCGGCGCGAAAATACCTATATGCGTGACGATATTCGCGAACTGGTAGATATGTCGCGGCTGTGGTTTAAAGGCGATGTGCGCGCGGTCGAGCGTGAGTTGGAGCATACCCGGAATCCGTTTTTACGTACTGGGATCCAACTGGTGATTGCCAACACTAAAGAGGATGAAATTTTTGACATGCTGCGTTGGCGCATCGCCCGCCTTAAAGCGCGTGAGCATGCTGAGGCACAAATATTCCGTACCATGGCGACCTATGCACCCGCGTTTGGCATGATCGGCACCCTAGTGGGGCTGGTCAATATGCTGGAAGTTATGGACGCAGGCGACCTGCAAGTGATTGGCCCGCGTATGGCAGTCGCTCTACTTACCACTTTCTACGGTATTTTACTCGCCAACTTAGTGTTTAAGCCGATTGCCGTGAAACTCGAGCGCCGCACCGAAGAGCGGCTGATTACCATGAATATGGTGCTGGAAGGTATTTCGCTGATTACCAAGCGTCGCCTACCGTCGTTTATTGAAGAAACCCTCAACTCGTTTGTGGCTAACTACCACGATGAAATTCGTGATAACAGCGTCAAGCCAAGGCCTGACTCGTCGGTTAGTTCGGCGGCCAAGGGATAA
- the cheY gene encoding chemotaxis response regulator CheY yields MADKNMSFLVVDDFPTMRRIVRSLLKELGFTNVDEAEDGQDALNKLRAGKFEFVVSDWNMPNLDGLEMLKEIRQDDALKSLPVLMVTAEAKKENIIAAAQAGANGYVVKPFTAATLEEKLNKIFDKLGM; encoded by the coding sequence ATGGCAGATAAGAATATGAGTTTCCTAGTTGTCGACGACTTTCCTACCATGCGTCGGATCGTGCGTAGTCTGCTTAAGGAGCTGGGCTTCACCAACGTGGATGAAGCCGAAGATGGCCAAGATGCGCTCAATAAACTGCGCGCTGGCAAGTTTGAATTCGTCGTTTCCGATTGGAACATGCCGAACCTGGATGGCCTGGAGATGCTCAAGGAGATCCGTCAAGACGACGCTTTGAAAAGTCTTCCCGTGCTGATGGTGACCGCAGAAGCGAAGAAAGAAAATATCATAGCGGCAGCTCAGGCGGGCGCTAACGGCTATGTCGTCAAGCCGTTCACCGCCGCCACCCTGGAAGAGAAGCTCAATAAGATCTTCGACAAACTGGGTATGTGA
- the cheZ gene encoding protein phosphatase CheZ — MSQNEQSDSAQLSEQAAEDLIHRIGKLTRMLRENMRELGLDKEIEKAAIAIPDARDRLHYVATMTEQAADRALNAVDRAQPLQDQLSDRAEALDKRWAEWFEAPKELDEAKALVVETRTYLSDVPDVVSATNKELMEIMMAQDFQDLTGQVIKKMMDVIHEIEHQLVQVLIDNAPGAHARETLQRKAEDQWKNDNARRNEELLNGPQVKDNVPDTVSGQDQVDDLLDELGF; from the coding sequence ATGAGTCAGAATGAGCAGTCCGATTCTGCCCAGCTGTCCGAGCAAGCCGCTGAAGACCTAATTCATCGCATCGGTAAGTTGACGCGCATGTTGCGTGAGAACATGCGTGAGCTAGGGCTGGATAAAGAGATTGAGAAGGCGGCAATAGCCATTCCCGATGCACGCGACCGCTTGCACTATGTCGCTACCATGACGGAGCAGGCAGCAGATCGAGCGCTCAATGCCGTTGACCGTGCGCAGCCGCTGCAGGATCAGTTGTCAGACCGAGCGGAAGCGTTGGATAAGCGCTGGGCCGAATGGTTTGAAGCGCCGAAAGAGCTGGATGAGGCCAAGGCACTCGTCGTCGAGACGCGCACTTATCTTAGCGATGTGCCTGATGTGGTTTCCGCGACGAATAAAGAGCTGATGGAAATCATGATGGCCCAGGACTTCCAAGACCTGACCGGCCAGGTAATTAAGAAGATGATGGACGTGATCCATGAGATCGAACATCAGCTGGTTCAGGTGCTCATTGATAACGCGCCGGGGGCACATGCACGAGAAACACTGCAGCGCAAGGCCGAGGATCAGTGGAAAAACGACAATGCACGGCGTAACGAAGAGCTTTTGAATGGACCACAAGTGAAGGATAATGTCCCCGATACCGTCTCTGGACAAGACCAAGTAGACGACTTGTTGGATGAATTAGGCTTTTAA
- a CDS encoding flagellar protein FlhE, with amino-acid sequence MLSWQLRKRLPLILVLVAGWLLTGLAGSAQATAGSWSSQIPSLMVAMSDRASASQAATPPTAANNVQLAQLGRIQWQFQHSPGVLLNAWLCHPDQCVALNGMRGSTTALAGRAAEEPLHFRFALRPGQRPVRVQGLQLIVNYQ; translated from the coding sequence ATGCTAAGCTGGCAATTAAGAAAGAGACTGCCTCTGATCTTAGTACTAGTAGCAGGGTGGCTACTAACAGGATTAGCGGGCAGTGCCCAGGCAACAGCCGGTAGTTGGAGCAGCCAGATACCTAGTCTAATGGTGGCGATGAGTGATCGGGCAAGCGCTAGCCAAGCGGCTACCCCACCAACTGCCGCTAACAACGTGCAGTTGGCGCAGCTAGGGCGCATTCAGTGGCAGTTTCAACATTCCCCTGGCGTGCTATTAAACGCCTGGCTATGTCATCCTGATCAGTGCGTTGCATTAAACGGTATGCGTGGTTCTACCACGGCACTAGCGGGGCGAGCCGCTGAAGAGCCGTTGCATTTTCGCTTCGCCTTACGCCCAGGCCAGCGGCCTGTTCGCGTGCAAGGGTTGCAATTGATTGTGAACTATCAGTGA
- the flhF gene encoding flagellar biosynthesis protein FlhF, whose protein sequence is MSVRRFVGANSRDVMRQVREALGEDALIVANRRTEGGVEILAMADEAIDHFEPSPEPTAPKTPAAPPPQDPMQAMSERLLREMQDMRALLANSQPANAASPIPTAPTGTVARLRQLLWNVGFSSELADELLAGLPAPLTRLDGESEAPLQWLRQQLMDRLCVLSDEPSFFDQTGIVALVGPTGVGKTTTTAKLAARFVMRHGTRPVALVTTDSFRIGAHEQLRIYARLLDTPMYALDAEQPIDDLLGRLQGKQWVIIDTVGMSQRDQRVIEQIAHLQGGRSRVRLVLLLNAASQPETLEEVVLRYRQAARAAGAELDDCIITKQDEAGRLAPVLDIIMRHGMRVLFGSNGQQVPEDMAIAAPDALVDQALSTATPQRERAQSADAPMGMPRWSRDVLGQGRRLSSLLARLRQRVTGFAALEEVWNLASLPSRVQETRLDALLVGYPAAETTLGMAWSARRNERGCDWAMPDIGLDADGAWLALPWLQHRHAAGWQPRLAALTSSSGVAVHLLPRFPEPDALAWLEAEHLTWVSQVAPSHRVRFHHERQSIRQLFSDSVLTHHVGVRFRGQPVQLWTAYAEVEDANGTALLAWYGEVRDPESAKVVARRYWLTPARLGAEVLSLLLTQLQSEGLSALTRRAWQQLKEADSGDLNAEVRLLMASGVASVAGHLDVADDEEAQTLRGDLLNLLGTSRRRRDTGMLDAMVYAFMARDAIRQMGSVSREGVA, encoded by the coding sequence ATGAGCGTTAGACGTTTCGTGGGAGCCAACAGTCGAGATGTGATGCGCCAAGTGCGCGAAGCGCTCGGTGAAGACGCCTTGATTGTTGCCAATCGGCGCACTGAAGGGGGCGTTGAAATTTTGGCCATGGCGGATGAAGCCATTGACCACTTTGAACCTTCACCAGAACCCACCGCCCCCAAAACGCCGGCAGCGCCTCCGCCGCAAGATCCCATGCAAGCGATGAGTGAGCGCTTACTGCGCGAAATGCAGGATATGCGCGCGCTGCTAGCCAATAGCCAGCCAGCCAATGCCGCTTCTCCAATACCAACAGCGCCTACCGGCACGGTGGCGCGGCTGCGCCAACTGCTATGGAACGTCGGTTTTAGCAGTGAGCTCGCCGATGAGCTGTTGGCAGGGTTGCCCGCACCGCTCACCAGGTTAGACGGCGAGAGCGAAGCGCCGCTGCAGTGGCTTCGTCAACAGTTAATGGATCGCCTCTGCGTGCTGAGCGATGAGCCCAGCTTTTTCGATCAAACCGGTATTGTTGCCCTGGTGGGGCCGACAGGAGTGGGTAAAACCACCACCACCGCCAAGCTGGCCGCTCGTTTTGTGATGCGCCACGGTACGCGCCCGGTGGCGCTGGTCACCACCGACAGCTTCCGGATTGGCGCCCACGAGCAGCTGCGCATCTATGCGCGCCTGCTGGATACCCCGATGTACGCGCTTGACGCCGAGCAACCCATCGACGATTTGTTGGGCCGCCTGCAGGGCAAGCAGTGGGTGATTATCGATACCGTGGGTATGAGTCAGCGTGACCAGCGGGTGATTGAGCAGATTGCCCACCTCCAGGGCGGACGCTCGCGGGTGCGTTTGGTACTGCTGCTCAATGCCGCCAGTCAGCCGGAAACCCTCGAAGAAGTCGTGCTGCGTTACCGACAGGCCGCGCGAGCTGCAGGCGCAGAGCTAGATGACTGCATTATTACCAAGCAGGATGAGGCGGGACGCCTTGCGCCGGTGTTAGACATTATTATGCGTCACGGAATGCGCGTGCTGTTTGGTTCAAATGGCCAGCAGGTGCCTGAAGATATGGCCATTGCCGCTCCTGATGCGCTAGTGGATCAAGCGCTTAGCACGGCGACGCCACAGCGGGAGCGGGCGCAAAGTGCCGACGCACCGATGGGCATGCCGCGCTGGTCGCGGGATGTACTGGGCCAGGGGCGTCGTTTGTCGTCGCTACTGGCGCGGCTGCGCCAACGCGTCACGGGCTTTGCGGCATTAGAAGAGGTCTGGAATTTAGCTTCGCTACCTAGCCGTGTGCAGGAAACGCGTTTGGATGCATTACTTGTCGGTTACCCAGCGGCGGAAACCACCTTAGGTATGGCGTGGTCAGCACGGCGTAACGAGCGCGGCTGCGACTGGGCAATGCCGGACATTGGTCTGGACGCCGATGGCGCCTGGCTGGCGCTTCCCTGGCTGCAGCATCGCCACGCCGCGGGGTGGCAGCCCCGCTTAGCTGCCTTGACTTCATCAAGCGGCGTCGCGGTGCATCTACTACCGCGCTTTCCCGAACCTGATGCACTAGCGTGGCTGGAAGCCGAGCACTTGACCTGGGTCAGCCAAGTAGCCCCCAGTCATCGAGTACGCTTTCACCACGAACGTCAGTCGATCCGTCAGCTGTTTAGTGACAGTGTGCTGACGCATCATGTAGGGGTACGTTTTCGCGGGCAACCGGTGCAGCTGTGGACTGCCTACGCCGAAGTCGAGGACGCCAACGGTACGGCTCTACTCGCCTGGTACGGCGAAGTGCGCGACCCGGAAAGTGCCAAAGTGGTGGCGCGGCGTTACTGGCTTACCCCAGCACGGTTGGGGGCAGAGGTGCTCTCGTTGCTGTTAACCCAGCTGCAAAGCGAAGGTTTGTCCGCTTTGACGCGTCGCGCGTGGCAGCAGTTAAAAGAAGCCGATAGCGGTGATCTCAATGCCGAAGTTCGCCTATTGATGGCCAGCGGTGTGGCGTCGGTCGCCGGGCATCTCGATGTGGCCGATGATGAGGAGGCGCAGACGCTGCGCGGTGATCTGCTCAACCTGTTAGGCACCAGCCGTCGCCGCCGTGATACCGGCATGCTCGATGCGATGGTCTACGCCTTTATGGCGCGGGATGCGATTCGCCAGATGGGCAGTGTTAGTCGAGAGGGTGTGGCGTGA
- a CDS encoding OmpA/MotB family protein, with translation MLDRDMRHALEMSPSPGDGDEGWLTSYLDVLTLLITLFVLLLSLTPPGGGEAADTAFMRSASAVSSLPLATLATGIQPRHAGLQPQFDGLSIPGVSVSQGREGVTLRIDTSLLFPSGQAVLTPRGQDVVESLIDVLSRFDGQISVEGHTDSVPISTARFPSNWELSSARAIAVVRHLERQGFNISRMRAVGYADTQPMEPNATADGRAANRRVELLLRQQVEGE, from the coding sequence ATGTTAGACCGCGATATGCGCCATGCGCTGGAAATGTCGCCATCGCCAGGCGATGGTGATGAGGGTTGGCTAACCAGTTATCTTGATGTATTGACGCTACTAATCACGCTCTTTGTACTGCTGCTTTCACTAACGCCGCCAGGCGGTGGTGAAGCAGCTGATACTGCTTTCATGCGCTCGGCTAGCGCTGTATCATCACTGCCGCTGGCGACGTTGGCTACCGGCATACAGCCCCGCCATGCAGGGCTGCAGCCACAGTTTGATGGCCTCAGTATTCCCGGCGTGAGCGTTTCGCAAGGGCGTGAAGGGGTTACGCTACGCATTGATACCAGCCTGCTATTTCCTAGCGGCCAAGCGGTACTGACGCCCCGTGGGCAAGATGTGGTAGAAAGCCTTATCGATGTGCTGAGCCGTTTTGATGGCCAAATTTCGGTGGAAGGCCACACCGATAGCGTGCCTATTTCAACGGCCCGCTTTCCTTCTAATTGGGAGCTCTCATCCGCGCGGGCTATCGCTGTGGTGAGGCATTTAGAGCGCCAAGGGTTCAATATTTCTCGTATGCGGGCCGTCGGTTATGCCGATACCCAACCCATGGAACCGAACGCAACCGCGGATGGGCGAGCTGCCAACCGTCGCGTAGAACTGTTGTTAAGGCAGCAGGTCGAGGGTGAATAG
- a CDS encoding RNA polymerase sigma factor FliA, with product MYTAQGRIKQNELLTQYMPLVRRQALTLQVRLPASIELDDLIQAGMVGLLEALGRFDATQGATFATFASQRIRGAMMDELRTRDWLPRSVRRSARAVDSAVRQLEQQLGRAPEENEIALHLEMPLSEYQQLLNDTNSGQLLPFEELVADGSEPVSNELGTSPFEQLLDGQQRQTLIDAIEALPEREKLLMALYYQEELNLKEVGAVLGVTESRVSQLHSQAVSRLRARLHDSA from the coding sequence ATGTACACAGCACAGGGAAGAATTAAACAAAATGAGCTATTGACGCAATACATGCCACTGGTGCGACGTCAGGCCTTGACGCTACAGGTTCGGTTGCCAGCAAGTATTGAGCTCGATGACCTCATTCAGGCTGGAATGGTGGGACTGCTGGAAGCGCTGGGTCGTTTCGATGCCACCCAGGGCGCGACATTCGCGACCTTTGCCAGTCAACGTATTCGCGGTGCGATGATGGATGAGTTACGCACCCGTGACTGGCTGCCCCGCAGCGTGCGCCGGTCAGCGCGTGCGGTTGACAGTGCCGTTCGCCAATTAGAGCAACAGCTCGGGCGAGCGCCGGAAGAGAACGAAATCGCCCTCCACCTTGAGATGCCGCTGAGTGAGTATCAGCAGCTTCTCAATGACACCAACAGTGGCCAACTGTTGCCGTTTGAAGAGCTGGTGGCCGACGGCAGCGAGCCTGTCAGCAATGAGCTGGGCACTTCACCGTTCGAGCAGTTGCTAGATGGCCAGCAGCGGCAAACGCTGATTGACGCGATTGAAGCGCTGCCAGAGAGGGAAAAGCTGCTCATGGCGCTGTACTACCAAGAAGAACTCAACCTCAAGGAAGTAGGGGCTGTGTTGGGCGTAACGGAATCACGCGTTTCTCAACTGCACAGCCAAGCCGTCAGCCGTTTACGAGCGCGTTTACACGACTCGGCATAA
- the flhA gene encoding flagellar biosynthesis protein FlhA, producing the protein MKGLSQLVGRRDWMSDVRMKLLVGPLLILMILGMMIVPLPPFALDLLFTFNIALAIMVLMVSMFTQKPLDFAAFPAVLLFTTLLRLSLNVASTRVVLMEGHQGGASAGKVIEAFGAFLVGGNFAVGLVVFLILVIINFMVITKGAGRIAEVGARFTLDAMPGKQMAIDADLNAGLIGEEDAKKRRAEVAQEADFFGSMDGASKFVRGDAIAGLVIMVVNIIGGLLIGMLQHDMSFGAAGQTYMLLAIGDGLVAQIPALVISTAAGVTVSRVSTDTDEDIGQQMLSQLFVNPQVLILAAIVMGLLGMVPGMPNLVFLLFTALLAGLAWFIMRQKEQSLVKEEIATAPVPLQETPEASWEDVQLVDTLGLEVGHRLIPLVDSRQKGELLGRIKSVRKKFAQEVGFLPPVVHIRDNLELPPNAYVLSMKGAEIGRAEAQPGKWLAINPGQVSGELQGTHTEDPAFGLPAVWIDSNQREHAQVYGYTVVDASTVIATHLNHLLHRHSPEMLGRQEVQKLLDKMGDDQKALVEEVIPKAISLTVLQRILQNLLDEDVSIRDMRTILDTLAEYATQQKDPNELTALVRVSLGRAIVQHWFAGQETLNVMGLDAQLEQVLVQAMNGNGAMEPGLAETLMTQAQQALERHESSGEPPVLVVQHSLRAVLSRFLRRRLRHMSVLSQAEIPDDRTLRVTTVVGGR; encoded by the coding sequence ATGAAAGGCTTGAGTCAGCTAGTAGGGCGGCGCGACTGGATGAGTGATGTGCGCATGAAGCTGCTGGTCGGGCCGCTGCTCATCCTCATGATCTTGGGCATGATGATTGTGCCGTTGCCCCCCTTCGCCCTGGATTTACTCTTCACCTTCAATATCGCGCTGGCCATTATGGTGTTAATGGTCAGCATGTTTACCCAGAAGCCGCTGGACTTTGCGGCGTTCCCTGCTGTGTTGCTTTTTACCACGCTGCTGCGCCTGTCGCTCAATGTGGCCTCTACCCGGGTGGTGCTCATGGAGGGCCACCAAGGCGGTGCGTCCGCGGGTAAGGTCATCGAAGCGTTTGGGGCGTTCCTGGTCGGCGGTAATTTCGCTGTGGGTCTAGTGGTCTTCCTTATTCTCGTCATCATCAACTTTATGGTTATCACCAAAGGTGCTGGTCGTATTGCCGAAGTGGGGGCGCGCTTTACCCTGGATGCAATGCCCGGTAAGCAGATGGCCATCGATGCCGATCTGAACGCTGGTTTAATCGGCGAAGAAGACGCCAAAAAGCGCCGCGCGGAAGTCGCGCAAGAGGCGGATTTCTTTGGTTCGATGGACGGCGCAAGTAAGTTCGTCCGTGGCGATGCCATTGCCGGTTTGGTGATTATGGTGGTCAATATCATCGGCGGGCTGTTGATTGGTATGCTGCAGCACGATATGAGCTTTGGCGCTGCTGGTCAGACCTATATGTTGCTGGCGATCGGCGATGGCCTGGTGGCACAAATTCCGGCCCTGGTGATCTCGACCGCAGCAGGTGTCACGGTTTCTCGGGTAAGTACCGATACGGACGAGGATATTGGCCAGCAAATGCTCAGCCAACTATTCGTTAATCCCCAGGTACTGATATTGGCCGCCATAGTGATGGGGCTGCTGGGCATGGTGCCCGGCATGCCCAATTTAGTGTTTCTACTCTTTACCGCGCTGCTGGCGGGTTTGGCGTGGTTTATTATGCGCCAAAAAGAGCAATCGTTGGTCAAGGAAGAAATTGCGACTGCGCCTGTACCATTACAAGAGACCCCCGAAGCGAGCTGGGAAGACGTGCAGCTGGTCGATACCCTTGGCCTGGAAGTGGGTCATCGCTTAATCCCGCTGGTCGACTCGCGTCAAAAAGGCGAACTACTGGGGCGCATTAAGAGCGTGCGGAAAAAGTTTGCCCAGGAAGTGGGCTTCCTGCCCCCGGTGGTGCATATCCGCGATAATTTGGAGCTACCGCCCAACGCCTATGTACTCTCCATGAAAGGCGCCGAGATTGGTCGCGCCGAGGCACAGCCGGGTAAATGGCTGGCGATCAATCCAGGCCAAGTATCGGGCGAGCTGCAGGGCACCCATACCGAGGACCCCGCCTTTGGCTTGCCCGCTGTATGGATTGATAGCAACCAGCGTGAACATGCCCAGGTGTACGGCTACACCGTGGTGGATGCCAGTACCGTCATAGCGACCCACTTGAACCACCTGCTGCACCGCCATTCGCCCGAGATGCTGGGTCGTCAGGAAGTGCAGAAGCTGCTGGATAAAATGGGTGATGATCAGAAAGCGTTGGTCGAAGAGGTGATCCCCAAGGCTATTTCGCTCACGGTGCTGCAGCGTATCTTGCAAAACCTGCTCGACGAAGATGTCTCTATTCGTGATATGCGCACTATTCTGGATACCCTGGCAGAGTACGCTACTCAGCAAAAAGATCCCAACGAGCTGACAGCGCTGGTGCGTGTCTCGCTGGGGCGGGCAATTGTCCAGCATTGGTTTGCAGGGCAGGAGACGCTCAATGTCATGGGGCTGGACGCCCAGTTGGAGCAGGTGCTGGTACAGGCTATGAACGGTAACGGCGCCATGGAGCCCGGGTTGGCCGAGACGCTAATGACCCAGGCGCAGCAGGCGCTGGAGCGTCACGAAAGCTCCGGCGAACCGCCGGTGCTGGTGGTGCAGCACTCGCTGCGAGCGGTGCTATCGCGTTTCTTGCGCCGCCGTCTACGCCATATGTCGGTATTGTCCCAGGCTGAAATTCCCGATGACCGCACATTAAGAGTGACCACCGTCGTCGGCGGACGTTAA
- the flhB gene encoding flagellar biosynthesis protein FlhB, whose translation MADNDSDQEKTEEATPRRQEKAREEGQVARSRELNTFLLLLGGVIGLYSMGKMLYNQLGAVMEQAFLFERRQAMESTPMLVNALDLGQRTLFAMMPLFLLLAVIALVAPGLMGGWLISGKSMQPKFSKLNPIKGVKRIFSTQALIELAKAIAKSVLVGGVAATFLYFNIDKFMALMDQSIQQALTNALTMAAQAAGLMVLVLIVVILIDVPFQLWDNAKKLRMTQEEVKREHKESEGDPHVKARIRQQQQAMARGRMMSKVPKADVIITNPTHYAIALTYQEGSMGAPRLVAKGADAVAARIREIAEEAGVPRLQAAPLARALYHHVDLDAEVPAELYTAVAEVMAWAYRLKQVANQGGEVPPTPDNLPVPPEMESPGHVAGGNEAQP comes from the coding sequence ATGGCAGATAACGATAGCGACCAGGAAAAGACCGAAGAGGCCACGCCCAGGCGACAAGAGAAAGCCCGTGAAGAGGGCCAGGTTGCCCGTTCCCGCGAGTTAAATACGTTTTTGCTGCTGCTGGGCGGTGTGATTGGCCTCTATAGCATGGGTAAAATGCTCTACAACCAGCTGGGTGCAGTGATGGAGCAGGCTTTCCTGTTTGAGCGCCGCCAAGCAATGGAAAGTACGCCGATGTTGGTCAATGCGCTGGATCTTGGGCAGCGCACGCTATTTGCCATGATGCCGCTGTTTTTACTGTTAGCCGTGATTGCATTAGTAGCCCCGGGGTTGATGGGCGGCTGGCTGATATCGGGTAAATCGATGCAGCCCAAGTTTTCCAAGCTAAACCCTATTAAGGGTGTAAAGCGTATCTTCTCCACCCAGGCACTGATCGAATTGGCCAAAGCGATCGCCAAGTCGGTGCTAGTAGGGGGAGTCGCTGCAACGTTTTTGTATTTCAATATCGACAAATTTATGGCGCTAATGGATCAGTCTATCCAGCAAGCGCTGACCAACGCGCTAACCATGGCGGCTCAGGCGGCCGGGCTCATGGTGCTGGTGTTGATCGTGGTCATTTTGATCGATGTCCCTTTCCAGCTCTGGGACAATGCAAAGAAGCTGCGCATGACTCAGGAAGAGGTTAAGCGTGAGCATAAAGAGTCCGAAGGCGACCCGCATGTGAAAGCGCGCATTCGCCAGCAGCAGCAGGCCATGGCGCGGGGCAGGATGATGAGCAAAGTGCCTAAGGCCGACGTTATCATTACCAACCCCACGCACTACGCGATAGCACTGACGTATCAGGAAGGCAGCATGGGTGCGCCACGGCTGGTGGCAAAAGGCGCCGACGCAGTGGCCGCGCGCATTCGCGAAATTGCTGAAGAGGCGGGCGTGCCTCGCTTGCAGGCAGCGCCATTGGCGCGGGCCCTGTATCATCACGTCGATCTAGATGCAGAAGTACCTGCCGAACTGTATACCGCGGTGGCGGAAGTAATGGCCTGGGCCTATCGCCTCAAGCAAGTAGCAAACCAAGGAGGCGAGGTGCCCCCAACCCCCGATAACCTGCCGGTACCACCGGAGATGGAAAGCCCCGGGCATGTCGCCGGTGGTAATGAGGCGCAACCATGA